A part of Bartonella quintana genomic DNA contains:
- a CDS encoding TIGR02300 family protein yields the protein MAKQELGTKRVDPETGKKFYDLNRDPIVSPYTGISYPRSYFEVAAAEANSEEEIDTEELDTALEKSAFMLLEEDGDDPKDDDIPDLEDSDVDLGDDDDAFLSHDDDDDDDDVTDILGGGVSKDGDS from the coding sequence ATGGCAAAACAAGAACTTGGAACTAAACGTGTTGATCCAGAAACAGGAAAGAAGTTTTATGATCTTAATCGCGACCCTATTGTGTCGCCTTATACAGGGATTTCTTATCCGCGTTCTTATTTTGAAGTTGCGGCAGCTGAAGCAAATAGTGAAGAGGAAATTGATACTGAAGAGCTTGATACAGCGCTTGAAAAATCTGCCTTTATGCTTCTTGAAGAGGATGGTGACGATCCCAAAGATGATGATATTCCTGATTTGGAAGATAGTGATGTGGATCTAGGCGATGATGATGATGCATTTTTGTCACACGATGACGATGACGATGACGATGACGTTACCGATATTCTTGGAGGTGGTGTTTCTAAGGATGGCGATTCTTAA
- the mutS gene encoding DNA mismatch repair protein MutS encodes MDNKTDHKNDLNSQPVPSSAPHKERLTPMMEQYIEIKAVNSDSLLFYRMGDFYELFFNDAIEAAQVLGITLTTRGKHLGKDIPMCGVPVHAADDYLQKLISCGYRVAVCEQTEDPAEAKKRGSKSIVRRDVVRLVTPGTITEEKLLDPTRANYLMTLARIKTTKGEEFALSWIDISTGIFRVTESHPEKLLADIMRVDPQEIIVADSFFHDKSHKSLFNVLDRIVSPQHVSLFDAVTAERDICSYFKLSTLEGVADYSRSELSAIAAAIRYIEKTQITHRPPLMRPERQNENATLFIDAATRLSLELIRTTSGQRDGSLLKAIDRTVTGGGSRLLFDRLIAPLTTPSAIDKRLDSIAFFLRNTSLAEAIQLILKGGPDMPRAVSRLALGRGGPRDIASIQRGFEIIHELNQLLNNELLPQEISDVQQVFSHLPTALHFRLEQALSDDLPLLKRDGGFIRPNYHKELDEMRALRDESRLIIAELQAQYAKETDIKTLKIKHNNILGYFIEITNLQATALTNTPQAKARFIHRQTLANVMRFTTTELVELEGRIAHAATHAMTLELEIFDTLVHEITEQVDFIRKAAEALAILDVSVALARLAEEQEYCRPKIDQSLTFRITAGRHPVVEQALRKQAAEPFVANNCNLSVQKNHQYAAIWLLTGPNMGGKSTFLRQNALITIMAQMGSFVPASSAHIGVVDRLFSRVGASDDLARGRSTFMMEMVETATILNHASSHSLVILDEIGRGTSTFDGLSIAWAAVEYLHEVNQCRAILATHFHEMTALTEKLDRLYNVTMKVKNWDGDVVFLHEVMPGAADRSYGVQVAKLAGLPTAVITRATDVLHQLEQGETAGKGNKLIDDLPLFSLKTTSLINEETNKHCMLHEALKNIYPDELSPKEALEVLYRLKQLEKK; translated from the coding sequence ATGGATAATAAGACTGACCATAAAAATGATTTAAACTCACAACCCGTTCCCTCATCTGCCCCACATAAAGAACGCCTCACACCTATGATGGAGCAATATATAGAAATCAAAGCAGTTAATAGCGATTCTCTTCTCTTTTACCGTATGGGTGATTTCTATGAATTATTTTTCAATGATGCAATTGAAGCTGCTCAGGTTTTAGGAATCACACTCACAACCCGTGGAAAACATTTGGGTAAAGATATTCCTATGTGTGGTGTTCCAGTTCATGCTGCGGATGATTATTTGCAAAAACTGATCTCCTGCGGTTATCGCGTTGCTGTTTGTGAACAAACAGAAGATCCAGCAGAAGCTAAAAAACGTGGATCAAAATCAATCGTTCGGCGCGATGTCGTTCGTCTTGTTACACCTGGAACTATAACAGAAGAAAAGCTTCTTGATCCAACCCGCGCAAATTATCTGATGACACTTGCCCGCATTAAAACCACCAAGGGAGAAGAATTTGCCCTTTCCTGGATTGATATTTCAACAGGCATATTTCGTGTAACAGAAAGCCACCCTGAAAAACTTTTGGCTGATATCATGCGCGTGGATCCACAAGAAATCATTGTAGCTGACTCCTTTTTCCATGATAAATCGCACAAATCGCTTTTTAATGTTCTTGATCGTATTGTTTCGCCTCAACACGTTAGCCTCTTTGATGCAGTCACCGCTGAACGCGACATTTGCAGTTATTTTAAACTCTCAACCCTTGAAGGTGTTGCCGACTATTCACGCTCCGAACTTTCGGCAATTGCCGCTGCCATTCGTTATATCGAAAAAACACAAATCACTCACCGGCCTCCTCTCATGCGCCCTGAGCGCCAAAATGAAAACGCTACCCTTTTCATTGATGCTGCAACCAGACTAAGTCTTGAACTTATTCGAACCACATCGGGACAACGTGATGGAAGCTTACTAAAAGCCATTGATCGCACTGTCACAGGAGGGGGATCACGCCTCCTCTTTGATCGCCTCATTGCACCTCTCACCACACCTTCAGCTATTGATAAACGTCTGGATTCGATTGCCTTTTTTCTGCGCAATACATCTCTTGCAGAAGCCATACAGCTCATCTTAAAAGGGGGACCAGATATGCCACGTGCCGTTTCACGTTTGGCTCTTGGCCGAGGAGGACCACGTGACATAGCTTCAATTCAGCGCGGTTTTGAAATCATTCATGAATTGAATCAGCTTCTTAACAATGAATTGCTTCCCCAAGAAATAAGTGATGTCCAACAGGTTTTCTCACATTTACCTACTGCTTTGCATTTTCGTTTAGAACAAGCATTATCCGATGATCTTCCCCTCCTTAAAAGGGATGGTGGTTTTATTCGCCCTAATTATCATAAAGAGCTCGATGAAATGCGTGCTCTGCGTGATGAATCTCGCCTTATTATTGCTGAACTTCAAGCACAATATGCCAAAGAAACAGATATTAAAACACTCAAAATTAAGCATAATAATATTCTAGGCTACTTCATCGAAATAACCAACTTACAAGCAACTGCTCTCACCAATACCCCACAAGCAAAAGCACGTTTTATTCATCGACAAACACTGGCAAATGTTATGCGCTTTACCACAACAGAACTTGTTGAGCTTGAAGGCCGTATTGCCCATGCAGCAACCCATGCTATGACGCTTGAATTGGAAATCTTTGACACTCTTGTTCATGAAATTACTGAACAGGTTGATTTCATTCGTAAAGCTGCTGAAGCACTTGCTATTTTGGATGTTTCTGTTGCTTTAGCACGTTTGGCTGAAGAACAAGAATATTGTCGTCCTAAAATTGATCAGTCACTTACCTTTCGTATCACCGCAGGGCGCCATCCTGTTGTAGAGCAAGCACTCCGAAAGCAAGCAGCAGAACCATTTGTTGCCAATAACTGCAACCTCTCTGTACAAAAAAATCATCAATATGCAGCAATTTGGCTTTTGACAGGTCCCAATATGGGAGGAAAATCGACTTTTTTGCGGCAAAATGCTCTCATTACTATTATGGCACAAATGGGTTCTTTTGTTCCAGCGAGTTCAGCGCATATTGGCGTTGTTGATCGCTTATTTAGTCGTGTTGGTGCTTCTGATGATCTTGCGCGAGGACGCTCAACTTTTATGATGGAAATGGTCGAAACAGCAACGATTCTTAATCATGCCAGTAGCCATTCCCTTGTTATTCTTGATGAAATAGGACGCGGAACATCAACCTTTGATGGACTTTCAATTGCCTGGGCAGCCGTTGAATATCTTCATGAAGTTAACCAATGTCGTGCTATTCTCGCCACGCATTTTCATGAAATGACAGCACTCACTGAAAAACTTGACCGCCTTTATAACGTAACAATGAAAGTCAAAAATTGGGATGGCGATGTGGTTTTCCTTCATGAAGTCATGCCAGGAGCTGCTGACCGATCCTACGGAGTACAGGTTGCAAAGCTTGCTGGACTTCCCACAGCAGTTATTACACGTGCTACAGATGTCCTGCATCAATTAGAACAAGGCGAAACAGCTGGAAAAGGAAATAAATTAATCGATGATTTACCGCTTTTTTCCCTTAAAACAACATCTCTCATAAATGAAGAAACAAACAAACATTGCATGCTTCATGAGGCTTTAAAAAATATCTATCCTGACGAGCTCTCTCCGAAAGAAGCTTTAGAAGTACTGTATCGCCTAAAACAACTTGAAAAAAAATAA
- a CDS encoding NADP-dependent malic enzyme, with the protein MKKSEQDQKMPQMVYNVNEREALDFHSRGRPGKLEIVATKSMATQYDLALAYSPGVAVPVKAIAQNPALAYDYTAKGNLVAVISNGTAILGLGNLGALASKPVMEGKAVLFKRFADIDSIDLEIDTNDTESFINLVRHLEPSFGGINLEDIKAPECFMIESRLREVMNIPVFHDDQHGTAIIVAAGVLNALYLTGRNMENTRLVCNGAGSAGIACIELIKAMGFRPENIILCDTKGVVYEGRKEGMNQWKSAHAVPTDKRTLAEAMEGADMFFGVSAKGAITPEMVKSMAPQPIIFAMANPDPEITPEEVMQVRNDAIVATGRSDYPNQINNVLCFPYIFRGALDVRATVINEDMKIAAARALANLAHEEVPDSVAEAYRGKRLKFGPNYIIPVPFDPRLFTVVSIAVAKAAMESGVAQKHIDDLEAYERDLNARRDPISSMMRGVYNHVRQAPKQIVFAEGEEEQVMRAAVSYVHQKLGQAILVGREEQVKETAAISGIDLEREGISIMNAKLSCRLDAYAHYLYKKMQRQGWLLRDCYRRINNDRNYFAACMVALGDADAMVTGVTRNYETALIDIRRVIDEKPKERLIGISMAICRGRTVFIADTAVYENPKAEELADIAEQTASFVRKLGSQPRVAFVAFSTFGYMKGQITRHIQDAVNILHERKVGFEFDGEISADVALNVKLMQQYPFMGLTEPANILVMPGYHASSIASKMLQELGEATIIGPILIGLEKSVQIVPFSGSDTDVVNIATLAAYHAKKL; encoded by the coding sequence ATGAAAAAAAGTGAGCAAGATCAGAAAATGCCTCAAATGGTTTATAATGTCAATGAGCGAGAAGCTCTTGATTTTCATAGTCGTGGCCGGCCTGGAAAGCTTGAAATTGTTGCAACAAAGTCTATGGCAACGCAGTATGATTTAGCACTTGCTTATTCACCAGGTGTTGCTGTTCCGGTTAAAGCGATTGCTCAAAATCCAGCATTGGCTTACGATTATACTGCAAAGGGCAATCTTGTCGCTGTTATATCAAATGGAACTGCTATCTTGGGTTTAGGCAATTTAGGTGCACTGGCCTCTAAGCCGGTGATGGAAGGTAAAGCAGTCCTTTTTAAGCGCTTTGCGGATATTGATTCCATTGATTTGGAAATTGATACGAACGATACGGAAAGTTTTATCAATCTGGTACGTCATTTGGAACCCTCTTTTGGCGGCATAAATCTTGAAGACATTAAAGCGCCTGAGTGTTTTATGATCGAAAGTCGTTTACGCGAGGTCATGAATATTCCTGTTTTTCACGACGATCAACATGGTACAGCAATCATTGTGGCTGCTGGCGTGCTCAATGCCTTGTATTTAACTGGACGCAATATGGAAAATACGCGGTTAGTTTGTAATGGTGCTGGTTCTGCGGGAATTGCTTGTATTGAACTGATTAAAGCGATGGGGTTTCGACCTGAAAACATCATATTGTGTGATACTAAGGGTGTTGTCTATGAAGGTCGTAAAGAGGGGATGAATCAGTGGAAGTCTGCTCATGCTGTTCCAACAGATAAACGCACTCTCGCTGAAGCGATGGAAGGTGCTGACATGTTTTTCGGGGTTTCTGCTAAAGGCGCAATTACCCCTGAAATGGTAAAGTCGATGGCACCTCAGCCGATCATTTTTGCCATGGCTAATCCTGATCCAGAAATTACACCGGAAGAGGTTATGCAAGTGCGTAATGATGCGATTGTAGCGACAGGTCGTTCCGATTATCCAAATCAGATTAATAATGTCCTTTGTTTTCCTTATATATTTCGTGGTGCGCTTGATGTACGTGCGACAGTTATTAATGAAGATATGAAGATTGCTGCCGCAAGGGCTCTTGCAAATTTAGCTCATGAGGAAGTGCCTGACAGCGTTGCAGAAGCTTATCGTGGAAAGCGGTTGAAATTTGGTCCGAATTATATCATTCCTGTTCCTTTTGATCCGCGTTTATTCACTGTTGTTTCAATTGCAGTGGCAAAAGCAGCAATGGAAAGCGGTGTTGCGCAAAAGCACATTGATGATTTAGAGGCTTATGAGCGCGATTTAAATGCGAGACGTGATCCCATTTCTTCCATGATGCGTGGTGTTTATAATCATGTTCGTCAGGCGCCAAAACAAATTGTCTTTGCAGAAGGTGAAGAAGAGCAGGTAATGCGGGCAGCTGTATCTTATGTTCATCAAAAATTGGGACAGGCGATTTTGGTTGGTCGTGAAGAGCAAGTTAAGGAAACGGCTGCTATTTCTGGAATTGATCTTGAGCGTGAAGGTATATCTATTATGAATGCCAAGCTCTCCTGTCGCCTAGATGCTTACGCTCATTATCTTTATAAAAAAATGCAGCGTCAAGGCTGGTTGTTGCGTGATTGTTATCGTCGCATCAACAATGATCGCAATTATTTTGCTGCTTGTATGGTAGCATTAGGGGATGCTGATGCAATGGTTACAGGGGTCACACGCAATTATGAAACAGCGTTGATCGATATTCGCCGGGTGATTGATGAAAAACCAAAAGAACGGTTAATTGGTATTTCAATGGCCATTTGTCGTGGACGAACTGTGTTTATTGCAGATACAGCTGTTTATGAGAATCCTAAAGCTGAGGAACTTGCTGATATAGCAGAACAGACAGCTTCTTTTGTTCGTAAGTTGGGATCTCAACCACGGGTAGCATTTGTGGCATTTTCTACTTTTGGCTATATGAAAGGACAGATTACACGGCATATTCAAGATGCTGTCAATATTTTGCATGAACGCAAGGTTGGTTTTGAATTTGATGGAGAAATAAGTGCTGATGTGGCGCTCAATGTAAAATTGATGCAGCAATATCCTTTTATGGGATTAACGGAACCTGCTAATATTTTGGTGATGCCTGGATATCATGCGTCTTCCATAGCGAGCAAAATGTTGCAAGAGCTTGGTGAAGCAACTATTATTGGTCCTATTTTGATTGGATTGGAAAAATCTGTTCAAATTGTACCATTTAGTGGAAGTGATACGGATGTTGTCAATATCGCAACCTTAGCTGCTTACCATGCAAAAAAGTTATAA
- the secB gene encoding protein-export chaperone SecB — translation MVKSEINNNGGEPVFAVLTQYLKDFSFENPSAPRSLRPREKSPQIDININVNANPIGDDNYDVALSLSVKANDNNETLFHVELIYGGVFHIKDIPQEHIMPLVFIECPRLLFPFARQIISDATQNGGFPPLWIDPIDFAALFQKRVAEEQKNSQTQPS, via the coding sequence ATGGTCAAAAGTGAAATTAACAACAATGGTGGAGAACCAGTTTTTGCTGTATTGACGCAATATTTAAAAGATTTTTCATTTGAGAACCCAAGTGCCCCTCGTTCACTGCGTCCACGGGAAAAGTCACCACAAATCGATATCAACATTAATGTCAATGCTAACCCAATTGGTGATGACAATTATGATGTCGCTTTGTCCCTCTCAGTTAAAGCTAATGATAATAACGAAACGTTATTTCATGTAGAACTGATTTACGGTGGCGTTTTTCATATCAAAGATATTCCACAAGAACATATTATGCCACTTGTTTTTATTGAATGTCCACGTCTTTTGTTTCCCTTTGCTCGGCAAATTATATCTGATGCCACCCAAAATGGTGGTTTTCCACCTTTATGGATTGACCCGATTGATTTTGCAGCTCTCTTTCAAAAACGTGTTGCTGAAGAACAAAAAAACAGCCAAACACAACCATCTTAA
- a CDS encoding FxsA family protein: MIKSYSINPRFFIILTLGTLLVEIAGFIFVGKKIGILATLSLVIITTIAGSILLRIQGFSLLKNIQRELIQGRTLENYFINDGFIILGAILLILPGFVSDILGVLLLIKPVRTIVWYVFSSFRNKMNPHPKNNTNAKNESEKIIDLKAEDYHYNITESPWRKNDDNH; this comes from the coding sequence GTGATCAAATCTTATTCCATAAATCCTCGCTTTTTTATTATTCTCACCCTCGGAACTCTCTTAGTTGAAATTGCCGGTTTTATCTTTGTCGGAAAAAAAATTGGAATTTTAGCAACTTTGAGTTTGGTCATTATAACAACAATAGCTGGAAGCATTTTGTTGAGAATTCAAGGGTTTAGCCTTTTAAAAAATATACAACGTGAACTTATCCAAGGACGTACACTAGAGAATTATTTCATCAATGATGGCTTCATTATTCTTGGTGCAATTTTGCTTATTCTTCCCGGTTTTGTAAGCGATATTTTGGGAGTATTACTCCTTATTAAACCAGTTCGTACTATTGTCTGGTATGTGTTTTCATCATTTAGAAACAAAATGAATCCCCACCCTAAAAACAATACCAACGCCAAAAATGAGTCTGAAAAAATAATTGATCTTAAAGCAGAAGATTACCACTACAATATCACAGAATCTCCATGGCGTAAAAATGATGATAACCATTGA
- a CDS encoding Tim44/TimA family putative adaptor protein translates to MEFNIVLVLALVIMVVVFVQLRNVLGKRIGFEKPPFDPYSGRSKKQTETETADNIVSFPHQGNSQKDDFSEIDAISPTGSALNEGLRALRQSDPHFSPQFFIKGAQVAYEMIVTAFAKGDRDQLKKLLSQNVFESFCAAIEQREKNNERVQFTFVGINKIEFVAAAMQDNEEFLTVRIVSEMISATYNEQEELIDGDPDAIVEIRDVWTFVHNSLSSDPNWKLFATEDEN, encoded by the coding sequence ATGGAATTTAACATCGTACTTGTCTTAGCTCTTGTTATTATGGTTGTTGTTTTTGTACAACTGCGTAATGTATTAGGAAAACGGATTGGTTTTGAAAAGCCTCCCTTTGATCCTTATTCGGGTCGTTCTAAAAAACAGACTGAAACAGAAACGGCTGATAATATTGTTTCTTTTCCTCATCAAGGCAATTCGCAAAAGGACGATTTTAGCGAAATTGATGCAATTTCACCAACAGGAAGTGCACTGAATGAAGGTTTACGGGCACTTCGCCAGAGTGATCCTCATTTTTCTCCTCAATTTTTTATAAAGGGTGCTCAAGTTGCTTACGAAATGATTGTAACAGCTTTTGCCAAAGGGGATCGCGATCAACTTAAGAAATTGCTTTCTCAGAATGTTTTTGAGAGTTTTTGTGCGGCCATTGAACAACGCGAAAAAAATAATGAAAGAGTCCAGTTTACGTTTGTCGGAATTAATAAAATTGAGTTTGTTGCAGCAGCAATGCAAGACAATGAAGAGTTTTTAACTGTGCGTATTGTCAGTGAAATGATTTCTGCGACTTACAATGAACAGGAAGAACTTATAGATGGTGATCCTGATGCTATTGTAGAAATTAGGGATGTTTGGACTTTTGTTCACAATAGCCTATCATCGGATCCAAACTGGAAGCTTTTTGCAACAGAAGATGAAAATTAA
- a CDS encoding Hsp33 family molecular chaperone, translating to MSEKTPDEASLNNIYLNEDDTVIAFQVEELDIRGRTVQLGETLNSILTRHQYPEPVSYLLAEALVLTVLLGTSLKLKGKFILQTHSNGPVNMLVCDFSPPSSLRGYARFDEEKLKQAKANDQISSETLLGKGTLAFTIHQDTHTQHYQGIVALDGSNLQEASHAYFDQSEQIPTDIRLAVAILTNRDQQGKPQKSWRAGGILTQLLPQASSHHQIYEPNKKPKETKTRSQLENQWQEAKALTATIENSELIDPQIGSKRLLFRLFHEQGVKVFNPLSLVEQCSCSREKIKEILEGFPTNERKKMVKNKYISVTCEFCSTTYRFKLQEFFENKT from the coding sequence ATGAGTGAAAAAACCCCAGATGAAGCCTCTCTCAACAATATCTATTTGAATGAAGATGATACTGTTATTGCCTTTCAAGTCGAAGAACTCGATATCCGTGGGCGTACTGTACAGCTTGGAGAAACTTTAAATTCTATTCTCACAAGACATCAATATCCTGAACCGGTTTCTTACCTTCTAGCAGAGGCTCTAGTTTTGACCGTTCTTCTTGGGACCTCCCTGAAACTTAAGGGAAAATTTATTTTACAAACCCATTCCAATGGACCAGTTAATATGTTGGTGTGCGACTTTTCTCCTCCTTCCAGTTTACGCGGATACGCTCGTTTTGATGAAGAAAAACTAAAACAAGCAAAGGCCAATGATCAAATATCTTCAGAAACACTTCTAGGAAAAGGCACTTTAGCCTTCACCATCCACCAGGACACCCACACGCAACACTATCAGGGGATAGTTGCATTAGATGGATCAAATTTACAAGAAGCTTCCCATGCCTATTTTGACCAATCAGAACAAATTCCTACCGACATCCGTTTGGCAGTCGCTATATTGACCAACCGCGACCAACAAGGGAAACCACAGAAAAGCTGGCGAGCAGGGGGGATTTTGACCCAACTTTTGCCCCAAGCATCGTCTCATCATCAAATATATGAACCCAATAAAAAACCCAAAGAAACCAAAACCCGTTCCCAACTTGAAAATCAATGGCAAGAGGCCAAAGCATTGACGGCAACCATTGAAAATTCAGAACTGATAGATCCCCAAATCGGCAGTAAGCGGCTTTTATTCCGTCTTTTTCATGAACAAGGGGTCAAAGTTTTTAATCCCCTTTCTCTTGTAGAGCAATGCTCCTGTTCGCGCGAAAAAATTAAAGAAATACTGGAAGGCTTTCCCACTAATGAACGAAAAAAAATGGTTAAAAACAAATATATTTCAGTAACATGTGAGTTTTGCTCAACAACTTATCGTTTTAAACTGCAAGAATTTTTTGAAAATAAAACATGA
- a CDS encoding aspartate aminotransferase family protein gives MDATTLQPLYECFARRNLRFEQGNGVWLVSDKGERYLDFTSGISVNALGYAHPKLVDTLKIQAGKLWHVSNLFQSPEQEALAARLCANSFADKVFFCNSGAEALECAFKTARHYHYTSGHPTRIEIITFEGAFHGRTLATLAATGQEKYLEGFGPKVDGFIQIPFCDESALRNAINKNTAAILIEPIQGEGGIRTVPREYLSFLRKICNDNDLLLILDEVQTGIGRTGKLFAYEWSAITPDILTLAKGLGSGFPLGACLATEKAAKSMIPGTHGSTFGGNLLGMAVSNSVLDIILESGFLHHVQHMGNKLKNGLSSILSAYPDIICAIQGVGLMLGIQCVLPSNIVVSALENEYLLSVGANNNVVRFLPPLIIKEEEVDESLHRIQKAIAYLSQTKK, from the coding sequence ATGGACGCTACCACTCTACAGCCACTTTACGAATGCTTTGCTCGACGCAATTTGCGTTTCGAACAAGGCAATGGTGTATGGCTTGTTTCCGATAAAGGAGAGCGTTATCTTGATTTCACCTCTGGCATTTCTGTCAATGCATTAGGATATGCACATCCAAAATTGGTTGATACTCTCAAAATACAAGCTGGAAAACTTTGGCATGTTTCCAATCTTTTTCAATCCCCTGAACAAGAAGCTCTTGCCGCACGACTTTGTGCAAACAGCTTTGCTGATAAGGTCTTTTTTTGCAATTCTGGTGCTGAAGCACTGGAATGTGCATTCAAAACTGCTCGTCACTATCATTATACATCTGGCCATCCAACACGCATTGAAATTATTACTTTTGAAGGTGCATTTCATGGGCGCACATTGGCAACGCTCGCTGCTACCGGACAGGAAAAATATCTTGAAGGTTTTGGACCAAAAGTTGATGGATTTATTCAAATTCCTTTTTGTGATGAAAGCGCTTTGCGTAACGCTATCAATAAAAATACTGCAGCTATCCTTATTGAACCCATTCAAGGAGAAGGAGGAATACGAACAGTTCCCCGTGAATATTTAAGTTTTTTACGCAAAATATGCAATGATAATGATCTGCTCTTAATTTTGGATGAAGTCCAAACAGGCATTGGACGAACAGGAAAGCTTTTTGCTTATGAATGGAGTGCTATCACACCTGATATTCTTACCCTTGCAAAGGGACTGGGTAGCGGATTTCCGTTGGGAGCTTGTCTTGCAACAGAGAAAGCTGCAAAAAGTATGATACCAGGAACCCACGGATCAACCTTTGGAGGCAATCTTTTGGGGATGGCTGTGAGCAACAGTGTTCTTGATATCATATTAGAATCAGGCTTTCTCCATCATGTTCAACACATGGGGAATAAGTTAAAAAATGGACTTTCAAGCATTTTAAGCGCATACCCTGATATTATCTGCGCAATTCAAGGTGTAGGACTTATGCTGGGTATTCAATGTGTCCTTCCCTCAAATATTGTCGTTAGTGCCTTGGAAAATGAATATCTTTTGAGTGTTGGTGCAAACAACAACGTAGTGCGCTTTTTGCCTCCTCTTATCATCAAAGAAGAAGAAGTAGATGAAAGCTTGCATCGTATTCAAAAAGCAATTGCTTACCTTTCGCAAACAAAAAAATAA
- a CDS encoding GcrA family cell cycle regulator, translating into MGWTCERVELLKKFWSEGLSASQIASQLGGVSRNAVIGKVHRLKLPGRSKTAQGMSRAQKTVVGVSSSAPRMRRTPSTILPTNAASCSIGATALKMDVVTEDVAEVDMSAKSNVVVPISRQLNLLQLSENTCRWPVGDPLSSDFHFCGADSGENSPYCAFHAKIAFQPISERRRIRI; encoded by the coding sequence ATGGGTTGGACATGTGAACGCGTTGAACTTCTTAAGAAGTTTTGGAGTGAGGGGTTAAGTGCAAGTCAGATTGCATCTCAGTTAGGTGGAGTTAGTAGGAATGCAGTGATTGGTAAAGTACACCGGTTAAAACTACCAGGACGTAGTAAGACAGCCCAAGGAATGTCGCGTGCACAAAAGACAGTTGTAGGTGTCAGTTCATCGGCTCCGCGGATGCGTCGCACACCATCGACGATATTACCAACGAATGCTGCTTCTTGCAGTATTGGGGCGACAGCTTTAAAGATGGATGTTGTAACGGAGGATGTGGCAGAAGTTGACATGTCCGCAAAATCAAATGTGGTTGTGCCTATTTCCCGCCAGCTTAATCTTTTGCAATTGAGTGAAAATACATGTAGATGGCCAGTTGGCGATCCTTTATCATCAGATTTTCATTTTTGTGGTGCCGATTCCGGTGAAAATAGTCCTTATTGTGCCTTTCATGCTAAGATAGCATTTCAGCCAATTTCTGAAAGACGGCGGATAAGAATATAA